The window CCCTAATTGGAGTAAAGAATTAAAGATTACCCCATCTACTTGATTATATGCCCTTAAATCAACAAATCAACATGAACCTTAAGCATGTATTAAGGGCCGagattaaataaaagaaaattaagggTCAATATATCTACAGTgaccaaattaaaaataaaattatagatttttatacataaaaagtcattatctccACAAAACAAATCCTTCTCCTCGTTCATTAGCACTCTCTCCCCGCCGCAAACGCCGTAACGGGGATGTTCTCACCATAACACCGTTGAATCTAATCCCGTTTCTACACGTGCCATAACCAAAACGGGATTTAAGTAAGAATATTCCGTTTCGATGGCTATGGAACCGTTGGGGTTGGGAGTGAACGTCGCTGACGGTGACGGTAACGTTAACGGCGGTGGGGAGAATAATAACACTACTACTACCACCCCGTCTAACGAAGCCGGAGATGACGGCGTCAAGACGGCGAGGCTGCCACGCTGGACGAGACAGGAGATACTGGTGCTGATCCAAGGGAAGAGAGTGGCGGAGAACAGGGTCCGGCGAGGGAGGGCGGCGGGCATGGCGCTCGGGTCGGGTCAAATGGAGCCCAAGTGGGCGTCGGTGTCGTCGTACTGCAGGCGTCACGGCGTGAACCGAGGGCCGGTTCAGTGCCGGAAAAGGTGGAGCAATCTCGCCGGAGATTACAAGAAGATCAAGGAGTGGGAGTCTCAGGTTAAGGAGGAGGCGGAGTCGTATTGGGTGATGAGGAACGATGTTCGCCGTGAGAGGAAGCTTCCTGGCTTTTTCGATAAAGAGGTTTACGATATTGTAGACGGCGGCGTGGTTCCTCCGGCGAATCCGGTTCTTGCGCTTGGCTTGGCTCCGGCGTCGACGTCGGCGGAGGAGCCGGCGAGGAGTGTGGAGAAGTTGAGTTTGGCTTCGGCGCCTAAGTCACTTATAGGTAAAACTGAGATCAAACACAATACTTTATTTGTTCATCATCGTGAATTCTCAATTTGATaaagttcattttttttttaataaagatgTTATAGACAAGGAGAAGCAAGCAGCTTGTGAAGCAGCAGATCAAGGTTTGTGTGTTTTGTCTTTTTCATATTCTAGCAAAAGATTAGATTGCTCGTGCTTGGGTTCGAACCTGTGACCTTGGAAGCTTCTATAGGGTCTTTAGTGCTTTGCAAAGAACACTATAGAAAGGTTTTGATTTGGAGGACTTATAAATGTTTaactctctgtgtttctctATCTCCATTCTCACTATGATCTATTACATAGTCTTAAACCTTGATCTACACGCTTGTCTTAAACAAGTGTAAGAGCTCTAACATTTCTCTTGATTATGTACTTACGTAGGAGAATGGTTTCATATTGTAAAATGAATTACTTGTGTTACTATATTAACTATgatcttttttgttttatgttgaAGGCTCtacattattttgttttttcaccTAAAAGATTGATTTTTGTTATTGAAGGTGGAATGAAAGAGAGACATCCAGAAGCAGCAAACCCGGAAGCTGCATCGACATCTCAAGAAGAGAGAAAGCGTAAACGAACATCTAgtggtgaagaagaaggagaagcaaCAAAGAGCAGGCAGGACCAGTTGATAGAGATACTAGAAAGAAACGGGCAGTTACTGGCGGCACAGCTTGAAGTTCAGAATACAAACTTGAAGCTAGACAGAGAGCAAAGAAAAGATCATGGTGATAACTTAGTCGCTGTTCTCAACAAGCTCGCAGATGCTGTGGCAAAAATCGCAGATAAGTTATAGATATAGTAgtaatacattatatatatgtacatttcTTCGAATATTGGTTCAGCTTTACTTCTCATTAttattcttctctcttttttttttgtttcttatttacCACCATTGTTGATTGAACATCGATGCGATGCCACCCAAAGAGGCTCTATAGCAAATCTTATATAAACATGGAGAGTTATATAGTTTTGgacatcagtttttttttcttcccttTGCCCTTTTCACTGATTCagatatcttaaaaaaaaactaataagacATGGAGATTTATCTGTTCTAGGACATCAAATGTATTTGTTCTGCCCTGGACACTGATTCAGGCATGTTATATAAACATGGCGATTCATACAATTGTAGGACATCAACTGACTTTGTTTTACCTAGAGCTGGGACGGATCTGAAAAAACAAACGAATCCAATCAAAAGAATAGTATTAAACTGAACCAAAATTAGTCAAATACACCAACAGATCCAAAAGTTTAATTCCCAGACAGCTTGAACCAGACCCCATCTGAACCAAAATATATGAAACATAATTATATGcataaactagattttaacccgcatattttttttataaagatatttgatattattacaaatgttttaaatatataatttctattttagtaTTATGTATTGTGTtgctctataatattattgtttatatttcttatttggcattattaatatttagtgatttgtttaatacattttattttgttattaattttttattacttattaatatatttttaagttaggcacaataaaataacaatataaaataatcaaatagataacCTCCttcacaatatatatatttttctttaatttatacattttgatataatacatttttaaaattttttatttatattatagaaaagaaatatgtttaagataatttatatttacatattatgttttaaatatgtactttaacatatattattttagtattttacaggatttataagtaaaaacattggtttgtttaaataatataattctattattttacatagtagcatctattatattattttagtaaattttattgatataagatattttttggatgttgtgatattaagttttctcttcatttttaattaagatttcaaaatattagattgccttaatttttacaacatatatagtttgttttttcgtggtcatttcaaaaagttattctttattatctatgatttatcttttgtaaaatttgaaatatttttattttgagtttgaatataattttcaaaacctTATATTTTGTCAAGAAAACTTTAAAAACTTGCACTACTATTTTTGAGTTTGGATGATTACATGaactttgaatttgtttttgttactatattaatacattattatattaaaaaaattgaaattttggtAATATTGTCTCAATTTTTCTCatcagattttgttataattaaaaaaaattattattacagtttgatttgtcattaatattttaattgaattatcaaaatttcatagttttcttaactacatatttttaaatagtatatgaacgaaaggttattatatattattataattttgtatataaacatttaaaataatatattgtttgaattttaaaataaataaaaagataatatatagttgtaaagTTAAACCCatgttaataaatatttttttgtataaatatattatacagtttatgaattttaatctattttaatgatgagtgatatattttttaatgaaacaattttaaaaaacaaaatttgttaattgacctatttaacataatttagtcatatttaattcatataaaacttctatttttatataataccaaatataattatagaattataaaaaatatattgttttattttattttttcataatacaattttagttaacattgatttataacaatattatagtactaattacgaaattaactaatgtgttattttataaaaatatttaaaattttaagtaagattttgttagattcttttcaacagattttgttataattaaaaaataataaaattgaatttataGTTGCTTATTactaatgtaaataatcaaatatgtcatattaacaAATTCTTTAAGTGGTCATATTATGACTTGTTAATATTAGATAAAAATAGgatcctaaattaatagattagatatattagttattttgggatttagtataaaaaatattcaaaataactggaaatatccaaaaaaatcaGAATAACCAAAGAAAATGTTTGAAATAGCCAAAAATACAAAACTtcagaaatttaaatatttgctAGTTCTTCATCCAAATTTCCAGACCGAACcaattttcatattaattttaatacttggtcatataatatttaaatttatatgttagatTATCTTTATTTGCTAATGTTAGAGAATTTAAGATATATTGGAGTTTAATCTTGtacataatttaaatgtatTTCCCAAAACCTACTAGGATTTTAATTGAAccgaaactaaaatttataaatatcataataaaGCCTAAATTTTCAGTTCTTGAAAACTCGAAACCCAAAATCTAAGTAGTCTCAAACCGAATCCAAACGAATATCCAAACGTCCATCTATAGTTTTACCTTTTTGAGTAACTCAAACATCTCAACGCCCAACATAGTGCGTTAACCATGAAATTggtttttgttaattataaagTTTCATCGTTTTTATTTCCCTCCATGGATTACTATGTTCACTCTCTATATTCAAAtaaagatttatttattatattatttccgattcatttctatatatttttaaaaaataatcaaactctattatatttgtgatttattCCAATGTATACATTTATAATAAAGttcttatattttagaaaatagttatatattttatatttagttttggaattaaattattaacacataatataacatatttattttatagattgtCGTTTGGATTTCATTTTGgtttgttttattaataaactttACTAAGTATATTTGGGCTATTTTGACAATATTCGATAAACCGGGCCGAGAGAAAAAGTTCCAAATGGACCTTACTAAAAACCGATTAAGCCCATACTATAACTGATTAGTCCGGGAAAAATAACATCCGCATGTATAAATATCATTCTATCATTCTAAcgactttttaaaattttaagttacTTTTTTAAGATAAACATTTAATAAACGATTTTCTTCTATGTTTTTCAATGTTCTTCATTACAATTAGATCGTCAACCGATCTTCAAAATCAAGAGATTGAAAGCTACATATGTTATGCATGTTTCTCAAACCTCAATAACATTACCTCAGCTGATCAATGAATATATCATGTTTCTATATCATTCAACTCAAAACCTCTTGGTAATCACAGCTAATGAAAAGTTAATCAGGCCACTAGTACATATGAAGATTGAAAAGGGGATATATCTGATAAAAGGGGATGTAAATCAAATTAGTTCTCCAATATTACGATATCCATTAATGCTAAAACTTTATTGATTAATTTCAGTGTCAAATCTGTGTAATAAAGGACAAAGTAACAGCCTCATGATAGCCGCCGCAGAGCCACGAAAATAAAAGTGTACGAAAATTCTTTACTCGTAggagtaaaaaaaaacataactgaCTCACTTTCGCGTCAAAACATTGGATCGTGAGACATATAGCTAAGGAAAAAAACACACATGTAGCAGCATCTTTCTTTCACTTACTCTCATACACATACGTCGCGCTGACCTAGTTACGTTACTCGGATCGCTGACGTGTACGGTCTAGATTAAACTGAACATTCAACTAGATTCTCCTCGTCGCTTATAATTAACatctaatctctctctctctcctttcgtcattatatttttttttttacaatctcTCAAGCTCGTCGGCGTcgggagaaaaaaaaacaaaatctcaaAATTGGATctggatttgaaaaaaaaaaagcaaaagagaTTTGAAAATCTCCGATCGagaatttgaatttgaatttcTTAACTTGAAACCTCTGTTTCTTTTTTGAATCAACGGattaaaaccctaattttccgtTATTGAGATCGAATGGGGAACGATGAGGATTTGATTGTGTTGGCGGCGGGTGTGGAGGATGGAGAGATCGCTGCTGCGTCGGGGAACAATCCGATTGAAGTTAGGCAGAGTACGGTGGCTGATGGCGGAGATGTCGATGTTGGCGCTGTGgccggaggaggaagaggaggaggattTGACGGCAATTCTAGGGTTTGGACAATGCGTGATTTGATGACGAAGTATCCTGAGTACCGCGGATACGCGAACTCGGGTTTGTCGAACTTCGCTTGGGCGCAAGCTGTGCAGAACAAGCCGCTGAGTGAAGGTTTGGGGAAGGagtatgagaggagagagagtGGTGATAAGATTGTGATTGAAGACAGTGATGATGAGAAGGAGGAAGGAGAGTTGGAGGAAGGGGAGATTGATTTGGACTCTGGTTCAACAAGAGATGATGAGATGGAAAATGAGTCTCTTGTTGTCTTGACAAGTGTTGCTGACGAAGTGGAAGATGATAGGGTTCGGAAGGAGAGAGAGTTGGAGAGTAAAGTGAAAATGATCCGTGATGTGTTGGAGAGTACGTCCTTGGTTCAAGCGCAGATGTAAGTCGTGAACGATGGGTCTCAGTTacttgatgatgatgacgaaaAATAAAACCTTTTGGTGTAGTTTTGATGGattgattttgtttgtttcagaGCATTTGAAGGAGTGTGTTCCAGACTTTTGGGTGCTTTGGAGTCTTTGCGAGAGCTTGTTTCTGACAATGATGATTTTCCGAAGAGGGATACTTTAATGCAATTGTCATTTGCTTCTCTTCAGACCATCAACTCTGTATGGCTGCTCAAGATTTGTCGGCTTGACTCTTCTACTTGAATGCTCTGTTGTCCTATGTCTGACATTCATGATTCTAATCTCTTATCATTTTTGCAGGTGTTTACCTCCATGAACAATATGTCCAAGGAGCTTAATAAGGATACTATGTCAaggttatttataaaaaaactttaattgaACATGTGGGAATCGTTGGATtgctaacttttttttttttgggaattctTGTGCAGATTGGTATCTCTGGTAAATGACCATTGTTCCAGGTTTCTCTCATCTAACCAGAGAATTGAGGTGTGTTCTTTCGGCTTCACTTGTCTCAAACGTGCCTTCGTTCTTACATAAGTATCTGTCCTGGTTTTGCAGATAGAGTCCATGAATCAAAATTTAAGACGTTCTGCTATTCCACTTAACGTTGGAGCCAGCAGTGAGGAGAATGTTAACCGAATGACTCAGACAAGTAATGGTGATTTGTTTCCTGCAAAGAATCTGTCTACAGAAGGTACCCGTAGAGGAGCCTTCTACGCAAGAAGCAGGCTGCCTCTGCTAGACCTTCATAAGGACCATGATGCAGACAGC is drawn from Brassica rapa cultivar Chiifu-401-42 chromosome A05, CAAS_Brap_v3.01, whole genome shotgun sequence and contains these coding sequences:
- the LOC103867524 gene encoding trihelix transcription factor ASR3, whose amino-acid sequence is MAMEPLGLGVNVADGDGNVNGGGENNNTTTTTPSNEAGDDGVKTARLPRWTRQEILVLIQGKRVAENRVRRGRAAGMALGSGQMEPKWASVSSYCRRHGVNRGPVQCRKRWSNLAGDYKKIKEWESQVKEEAESYWVMRNDVRRERKLPGFFDKEVYDIVDGGVVPPANPVLALGLAPASTSAEEPARSVEKLSLASAPKSLIDVIDKEKQAACEAADQGGMKERHPEAANPEAASTSQEERKRKRTSSGEEEGEATKSRQDQLIEILERNGQLLAAQLEVQNTNLKLDREQRKDHGDNLVAVLNKLADAVAKIADKL